A genomic stretch from Deltaproteobacteria bacterium includes:
- the ndk gene encoding nucleoside-diphosphate kinase → MAIEQTLSIIKPDGVAQGLIGEVISRFEKNGLKIRALKMVHLTKAQAQAFYAVHREKGFYDSLTDFMSSGPVVVLILEGESAIEGNRQLMGATDYRQAAPGTIRADFASSIEHNIVHGSDSRQAALTEIAFFFNHLEKF, encoded by the coding sequence ATGGCAATCGAACAGACACTATCGATCATTAAACCGGATGGGGTGGCTCAGGGCCTGATCGGCGAAGTGATCAGTCGCTTTGAAAAAAATGGCCTGAAGATTCGGGCCCTGAAAATGGTGCATCTCACCAAGGCCCAGGCCCAGGCCTTTTATGCCGTCCACCGGGAGAAGGGTTTTTATGACAGTCTGACCGATTTTATGAGTTCGGGGCCGGTGGTGGTGCTCATCCTCGAGGGCGAGTCAGCGATTGAGGGCAACCGCCAGCTAATGGGGGCGACTGACTACCGGCAGGCAGCGCCCGGCACCATCCGGGCCGACTTTGCCTCCTCCATTGAGCACAATATTGTCCATGGCTCTGATAGCCGCCAGGCCGCCCTTACTGAAATAGCATTTTTCTTCAACCACTTGGAAAAATTCTAG
- the mazG gene encoding nucleoside triphosphate pyrophosphohydrolase, with translation MSFSFTGSGPTLSDPAAALTNFLNIVRRLRGPGGCPWDARQTPDTLKTYVLEEAYELVEALESHQPEEIREELGDLLLHIVFLSEIFREAECFSLTEVIQGITAKMIHRHPHVFGEAKVETIEELRTVWEQAKAQEGKSKGSPRFAEVSSGQPALVQAQRLGEAAARIGFDWPNLEGVLEKVEEEWQEFRQTLSQNDQAAQEEELGDLLFALVNVARFLHINTEGALRRTIHKFIKRFHMVERGLAKQGKTPETATLEEMDAIWEAIKKTGKPTPSAP, from the coding sequence ATGAGTTTTAGTTTCACCGGTTCTGGTCCGACCCTGTCTGATCCTGCGGCCGCACTAACTAATTTTCTGAACATTGTCCGCCGTCTGCGCGGTCCGGGTGGCTGTCCCTGGGATGCCCGTCAGACCCCCGACACCCTCAAGACCTATGTCCTGGAAGAGGCTTATGAACTGGTGGAGGCCCTGGAATCTCACCAGCCCGAGGAAATCCGGGAAGAACTGGGAGATCTGCTGCTGCACATCGTGTTTCTCAGTGAAATTTTCCGGGAAGCGGAATGCTTTTCCCTGACCGAAGTGATCCAAGGCATCACCGCCAAGATGATCCACCGGCACCCGCATGTGTTCGGCGAGGCCAAGGTCGAGACCATTGAAGAATTGCGGACTGTCTGGGAACAGGCCAAGGCTCAAGAAGGCAAGAGCAAAGGCTCTCCCCGGTTTGCGGAAGTGTCGTCCGGGCAGCCGGCCCTGGTACAGGCCCAGCGTTTGGGCGAAGCCGCGGCCCGCATCGGCTTTGATTGGCCGAATCTAGAGGGAGTCTTAGAAAAGGTGGAGGAGGAATGGCAGGAATTCCGCCAGACCCTGAGCCAGAACGACCAGGCCGCCCAGGAAGAGGAACTGGGGGACCTGCTCTTTGCCCTGGTCAATGTGGCTCGCTTCCTGCACATCAACACCGAGGGGGCTTTGCGTCGCACTATCCACAAGTTCATCAAACGCTTCCACATGGTCGAGCGGGGACTGGCCAAGCAGGGCAAAACCCCAGAAACCGCCACCCTGGAGGAAATGGACGCCATCTGGGAAGCCATCAAAAAGACCGGCAAACCAACTCCATCTGCCCCCTGA
- a CDS encoding helix-turn-helix transcriptional regulator encodes MESKKSVHPKVKSVLKRILSAVEVALQQGETQASLAEKCGITHQQMNRLIRGLRGSNLTLNMAFKVWEGLGKSIDHLFSGPVPEDIMVKTEEIYQSPDAEVLKQFVEILYNKRFLCEDFDKLRNLVLLTHHHVMAKIKADT; translated from the coding sequence ATGGAAAGTAAAAAAAGCGTCCATCCTAAGGTTAAATCAGTCCTCAAGAGAATCCTGTCAGCCGTTGAGGTTGCTCTGCAGCAGGGAGAAACTCAAGCCTCGCTGGCGGAGAAATGTGGTATTACCCACCAGCAGATGAATCGCCTGATCAGGGGCTTGCGCGGCAGCAATTTAACCCTCAACATGGCGTTTAAGGTCTGGGAAGGTTTGGGAAAGTCCATTGATCATCTCTTCTCCGGGCCGGTCCCAGAAGATATCATGGTTAAAACCGAAGAAATCTATCAAAGTCCGGATGCTGAAGTGCTCAAACAATTTGTTGAAATTCTCTATAACAAGAGGTTTCTTTGCGAAGACTTTGATAAATTAAGAAATTTAGTTTTACTCACCCACCACCATGTCATGGCCAAAATTAAGGCAGACACCTAG
- a CDS encoding adenylosuccinate synthase, with product MASVVVVGTQWGDEGKGKIVDLLAEYAELIVRYQGGNNAGHTLVVKGKKFIFHLIPSGILRPGKKCLIGNGVVIHPEVLLAEIDTLKAEGIALGPENLQISEKAHIIMPYHQRLDLARERAKGTGKIGTTGRGIGPCYEDKIARHGVRVIDLIDPEALKAKVEANLPEKNFYLQKLLDAQPLEVQEILPPYTAMGARLQPLVANVSRILDQAARQGKNILFEGAQGTQLDIDHGTYPFVTSSNPVAGGACTGAGIGPGRLDLVLGIVKAYTTRVGGGPFPTECHDAVGEHLQVKGVEFGATTGRKRRCGWLDAVVLVEAARLNGLTGLAITKLDVLTGLNPLKICTAYELNGTRLDSVPASLKALEKCRPCFEELPGWQEDISAVRNYQDLPAAARTYLERITALVGVPIQIISVGPDREQTIMLQNPFQS from the coding sequence GTGGCCAGTGTGGTGGTGGTGGGCACCCAGTGGGGCGATGAGGGCAAGGGCAAGATCGTTGATCTGTTAGCGGAATATGCCGAGCTCATAGTTCGCTATCAGGGCGGCAATAATGCGGGTCATACCCTGGTGGTAAAGGGTAAAAAATTCATTTTTCACCTGATTCCCTCCGGCATCCTCCGTCCGGGGAAAAAATGCCTCATCGGTAATGGCGTGGTTATACACCCAGAAGTCTTGCTGGCGGAGATCGACACCCTAAAGGCGGAAGGGATCGCCCTCGGACCGGAAAACCTGCAAATCAGCGAAAAAGCCCACATCATCATGCCCTATCACCAGCGCCTCGACCTGGCCCGGGAGCGGGCCAAGGGCACTGGCAAAATCGGCACCACCGGCCGCGGTATCGGCCCCTGTTACGAGGATAAGATTGCCCGTCACGGCGTCCGGGTGATTGACTTGATTGACCCGGAAGCCTTGAAAGCCAAGGTTGAGGCCAACTTGCCCGAAAAGAACTTTTATCTGCAAAAACTTTTGGACGCTCAGCCATTGGAAGTCCAGGAAATCCTTCCACCTTATACCGCCATGGGGGCGCGGCTGCAGCCGCTGGTGGCCAATGTCTCTCGAATCCTGGACCAGGCTGCTCGCCAAGGAAAGAATATCCTTTTTGAGGGGGCCCAAGGCACCCAACTGGATATCGATCATGGCACTTACCCTTTTGTCACCTCCTCCAATCCAGTGGCTGGCGGGGCCTGTACCGGCGCGGGTATCGGCCCGGGGCGCTTAGACCTGGTATTAGGTATTGTTAAAGCCTACACCACTCGAGTCGGCGGCGGGCCCTTCCCGACCGAATGCCACGATGCGGTGGGAGAACATCTGCAGGTCAAAGGGGTGGAGTTTGGCGCGACTACCGGCCGCAAACGGCGCTGTGGCTGGCTGGATGCCGTCGTGCTGGTCGAGGCTGCCCGTCTCAACGGTCTGACCGGCCTGGCGATTACCAAACTCGATGTCCTGACCGGCCTCAACCCGTTAAAAATCTGTACGGCCTATGAACTTAACGGCACTCGCCTGGACAGCGTCCCGGCCTCTTTGAAAGCCCTGGAAAAATGCCGACCGTGCTTTGAAGAACTGCCGGGCTGGCAGGAAGACATCAGCGCCGTCCGCAATTATCAGGACCTGCCGGCTGCGGCCCGCACCTATCTGGAGCGGATCACCGCCCTGGTCGGAGTGCCAATTCAGATCATCTCGGTCGGCCCCGATCGGGAACAGACGATTATGCTTCAGAACCCCTTCCAGAGTTAG
- the nagZ gene encoding beta-N-acetylhexosaminidase — translation MNDQQSCSRPLPWGQVLMVGIPGLQLDPVARHLIVEFKVGGIILFRRNLESPLQVAELVRELQELSLTATGSALLIAIDQEGGPVQRLRSPFTQLPSARELGQQDDPSVVESLATRLAGELRLVGINMNLAPVLDVARSPNSPLWERSYGAEPDKVARLGLAAVRGFLAGGVIPVAKHFPGLGNTTLDSHHDTPTVPGEARDREQDLFPFRQAVAAGVPAIMSAHVLVPDWDEQPATLSQKILIGQLRRQLGFQGLIITDDLEMGGISRHYAIAQAAPQALAAGADLLLICEHQEAIVQAHEALASSIGLEFRLRESLQRIQLLKQSLPYVPIDPARVRAYFGSFGDQN, via the coding sequence ATGAATGACCAGCAATCCTGCAGCCGACCTCTACCCTGGGGTCAGGTGCTGATGGTAGGGATACCGGGGTTACAACTTGACCCTGTAGCCAGGCATTTAATTGTGGAGTTTAAAGTCGGCGGGATAATCCTGTTCCGGCGCAATCTGGAGAGTCCACTGCAGGTGGCCGAATTAGTCCGGGAGTTGCAGGAATTATCTCTGACCGCCACTGGTTCAGCGCTGTTGATCGCCATTGATCAGGAAGGCGGCCCGGTGCAACGTTTGCGGTCCCCTTTTACCCAACTGCCCTCGGCCCGGGAGTTAGGCCAGCAGGATGACCCTTCGGTCGTTGAGAGCCTGGCCACCCGCCTGGCTGGCGAGCTGCGGCTGGTAGGCATCAATATGAACCTGGCCCCGGTGCTGGATGTAGCCCGCAGCCCCAACAGCCCGCTATGGGAACGTTCCTATGGGGCAGAGCCGGACAAGGTGGCCAGACTGGGTCTGGCCGCGGTACGTGGCTTTTTGGCCGGGGGAGTGATTCCGGTGGCCAAGCATTTCCCCGGTCTGGGTAACACCACCTTGGACTCGCATCATGATACGCCCACTGTCCCGGGTGAAGCCCGGGATCGGGAACAGGATCTTTTCCCCTTTCGCCAGGCAGTGGCGGCCGGCGTTCCGGCCATTATGAGCGCCCATGTGTTGGTTCCCGACTGGGATGAGCAACCGGCCACTTTATCGCAGAAAATTCTGATTGGGCAGTTGCGCCGGCAATTAGGTTTTCAAGGTCTGATTATCACTGACGACCTGGAGATGGGCGGAATTTCCCGGCATTACGCCATAGCCCAGGCAGCCCCGCAAGCATTAGCGGCGGGCGCAGACTTGCTTCTGATCTGTGAACATCAGGAGGCTATAGTTCAGGCCCATGAAGCGTTAGCATCGAGTATTGGCCTGGAATTTCGTCTCCGAGAATCTCTACAGCGGATCCAGCTTTTAAAGCAAAGCCTTCCATATGTTCCGATTGACCCGGCGAGAGTGCGGGCATATTTCGGTTCTTTCGGAGACCAGAATTGA
- the hpt gene encoding hypoxanthine phosphoribosyltransferase: MKPPGTLLQVLLPPEAIHARVVELGTAISQDYRDQDLTLVGILKGSVLFLADLLRCLTIPVTVDFLAITSYQAGERQKGAVRLVKDLDEELTGRHLLIVEDIVDTGLTLGYLVRTLAARGPASVRICTLLDRPQRRIVPLPLAYRGFEIADDFVVGYGLDYQQYYRYLTGVYLFRPD; this comes from the coding sequence ATGAAGCCGCCGGGGACCTTGTTACAAGTGTTGCTGCCGCCGGAGGCCATTCATGCCCGGGTGGTGGAATTGGGGACGGCTATCTCACAGGACTACCGCGATCAGGACCTGACCCTGGTTGGCATTCTGAAAGGGTCGGTGCTTTTTCTGGCTGATCTGCTGCGCTGTCTGACTATCCCGGTGACCGTGGATTTCCTGGCTATCACCAGCTATCAGGCCGGTGAACGCCAAAAAGGGGCAGTGCGCCTGGTTAAAGATCTGGATGAAGAGTTGACCGGCCGCCACCTGCTGATTGTTGAGGATATTGTTGATACTGGCCTCACCCTGGGTTATCTGGTCCGCACCCTGGCGGCCCGGGGCCCGGCCAGCGTCCGCATCTGCACCCTGCTAGACCGTCCCCAACGCCGGATTGTGCCCCTGCCCCTGGCTTATCGGGGCTTTGAGATCGCCGATGATTTTGTGGTGGGCTACGGCCTGGATTATCAACAATATTACCGCTACCTGACCGGAGTATATCTTTTCCGCCCCGATTGA
- a CDS encoding adenylate/guanylate cyclase domain-containing protein produces the protein MLPLVQKIFRLSYLKLAVWIILGHMLLMAWEPNFIKIIELKFYDLMFQVRGVVSPGSDIVIVAIDDASVKALGRWPWSRRQITRLVNCLRQAPARVVGFDMIFAEKEEEAGLQVLKKLQAEVDRQGWRPPGFQTWLQEQEKTADPDGELAREISQQGAVVLGYYFPGLGSQKYPESGPEMEIPPELLKSSTYNLVRWQSPAARRFPLLTARRIETNIPRLMAAAARTGYFNAIPDNDGTIRRLPLVIRYRGQLVAPLPLGVLQQYFGNPPLSISIADHGVSQLRLGTRRIPVDNYGRFLINFRGPARTFKYYSFVDVIQGRVPLTVFRDRIVLVGATAVGIYDIRITPFESVYPGVEIQATVIDNILQQDYLRSSARAFRLDLVAMIGLSLLLGWWLPRLRAARGLFLFLVMVMAYIMVGFYLFSGHRLHLQMLYPLNCLATVYVGVTLMRFLAEERERRRIRAAFQSFVAPEVVNEMLQHPEKLRLGGEKRELTVMFSDIRGFTTLAEQMEAATLVSLLHAYLTPMTEIVFKHGGTVDKYIGDALMAIYGAPLDLPEHADRAVQTALEMTAALRQLCQEWQPRGWPEIQIGVGINSGLMSVGNMGSERLFDYTVIGDDVNLASRLEGLNKQYGTEILVSEYTAKRLQNSFILREVDRVRVKGKRVPVSIFEVRGQGLPTDAEAQFLETFHQALAAFRQRQWELAEKLLTDCLSFHPSDVPARQLLSRCRQFAQSPPPPDWDGAATLTEK, from the coding sequence ATGCTGCCCCTGGTCCAGAAAATATTTCGGCTCAGCTACTTGAAACTGGCCGTCTGGATAATTCTGGGTCATATGTTACTCATGGCCTGGGAGCCGAACTTTATTAAAATAATTGAACTCAAGTTCTATGATCTGATGTTCCAAGTGCGCGGGGTGGTGTCTCCCGGTTCCGATATAGTCATCGTCGCCATTGATGATGCCAGCGTCAAGGCCCTGGGACGGTGGCCCTGGTCGCGGCGGCAGATAACCCGACTGGTGAACTGTCTGCGTCAGGCCCCGGCCCGGGTAGTGGGCTTTGACATGATTTTTGCCGAAAAAGAGGAAGAAGCCGGACTACAGGTCCTTAAAAAACTTCAGGCAGAGGTTGACCGGCAGGGCTGGCGGCCGCCCGGTTTCCAGACCTGGCTGCAGGAGCAGGAAAAAACCGCTGATCCCGATGGGGAGTTGGCTCGGGAAATAAGTCAACAAGGAGCGGTGGTTCTGGGATATTATTTCCCGGGCCTGGGAAGCCAAAAATATCCGGAAAGCGGCCCGGAGATGGAGATTCCACCGGAATTACTGAAATCTTCGACCTATAACCTGGTCCGCTGGCAATCACCCGCGGCGCGGCGGTTTCCTCTATTAACCGCCCGGCGTATTGAGACCAATATTCCCCGGCTGATGGCCGCCGCGGCTCGGACCGGATATTTCAATGCCATCCCGGATAATGACGGCACCATCCGCCGGCTGCCGCTGGTGATTAGATATCGTGGGCAACTGGTTGCCCCTTTGCCGCTGGGTGTCCTCCAGCAATATTTTGGCAACCCGCCCTTGAGCATAAGCATTGCCGACCACGGGGTCAGCCAGTTGCGATTGGGAACCCGGCGGATTCCAGTGGATAATTATGGGCGCTTCCTGATCAACTTCCGGGGACCAGCCCGGACCTTCAAGTACTACTCGTTTGTCGACGTCATCCAGGGGCGAGTGCCGCTGACGGTCTTTCGGGATCGAATTGTGCTGGTGGGGGCGACCGCGGTCGGAATCTACGATATTCGTATAACTCCTTTTGAAAGCGTTTATCCCGGAGTGGAAATCCAAGCCACGGTCATCGACAACATCTTACAGCAGGATTACCTGCGGAGCTCTGCCAGGGCGTTTCGGCTCGACCTGGTGGCAATGATTGGTTTGAGTTTGCTGTTGGGCTGGTGGCTGCCCCGGCTGCGGGCGGCAAGAGGTCTTTTCCTTTTCCTGGTCATGGTGATGGCGTATATCATGGTAGGCTTTTACCTGTTTTCTGGTCATCGCCTTCACCTGCAAATGCTCTATCCCCTTAACTGTCTGGCTACGGTGTATGTCGGGGTTACATTGATGCGCTTTTTAGCCGAGGAACGGGAGCGCCGCCGCATCCGGGCCGCGTTCCAGAGTTTTGTCGCCCCGGAGGTGGTCAACGAAATGCTGCAGCATCCGGAGAAATTGCGGCTCGGCGGCGAAAAACGCGAGCTTACGGTAATGTTCAGCGACATCCGGGGCTTCACCACCCTTGCCGAGCAGATGGAGGCCGCAACCCTGGTCAGCCTGCTCCACGCTTACCTGACCCCGATGACCGAAATCGTCTTCAAGCATGGCGGCACGGTCGATAAATATATCGGCGATGCCCTGATGGCCATTTATGGGGCTCCCTTGGATCTCCCCGAGCATGCCGATCGGGCCGTCCAGACGGCTCTGGAAATGACCGCGGCCCTAAGACAACTTTGCCAGGAATGGCAGCCGCGCGGCTGGCCGGAGATCCAAATCGGGGTGGGTATCAATTCCGGCCTGATGTCAGTGGGCAACATGGGTTCGGAACGGTTATTTGATTATACCGTCATCGGCGATGACGTTAACCTGGCTTCCCGCCTGGAGGGTCTTAACAAACAATACGGAACCGAAATCCTGGTCAGCGAATATACCGCTAAGCGTTTGCAGAACTCCTTTATTTTGCGCGAAGTGGACCGTGTCCGGGTCAAAGGCAAACGAGTCCCGGTCAGTATCTTTGAAGTCCGGGGCCAAGGGTTGCCTACAGATGCTGAGGCCCAATTCCTGGAGACTTTTCATCAGGCTCTGGCGGCCTTTCGGCAACGCCAATGGGAACTGGCCGAAAAACTTCTGACCGATTGCTTATCTTTTCACCCCTCCGATGTTCCGGCCCGGCAATTGCTCTCCCGGTGCCGCCAATTTGCCCAATCCCCGCCCCCCCCGGATTGGGACGGAGCCGCCACCCTGACCGAAAAATAA
- a CDS encoding CvpA family protein — MNLLDLGILIVLLLVGLRGYYRGLFQELSVIVGLLGGLLVAAHLYLRLAHLFQPWINNPLYCQILAFITILIAVYWLTRILGHLLQRVLARLYLGGLDRWLGCLFGLAKGMLILGFLLTASQLVIPHDSQLLKESRTAPYLRTFFFQAVNLLPADFKAGLTERARILEKQWGQPAPPADPAEESE; from the coding sequence ATGAACTTACTCGATCTGGGTATTTTGATTGTCTTGCTTCTGGTTGGCCTTAGAGGTTATTATCGGGGGCTGTTCCAGGAACTCTCCGTAATTGTGGGGTTATTAGGAGGGCTTCTGGTCGCCGCCCATCTTTATCTGCGCTTAGCGCATCTCTTCCAACCGTGGATAAATAATCCCCTCTACTGCCAGATTCTGGCCTTTATTACCATCCTGATCGCGGTTTACTGGCTGACTCGTATCTTAGGCCATCTGCTGCAACGGGTATTGGCCCGCCTCTATTTGGGAGGGCTGGATCGTTGGCTGGGATGTCTTTTTGGACTGGCCAAGGGGATGCTGATCCTCGGATTTCTGCTGACCGCCTCGCAGTTGGTAATTCCTCATGATTCCCAGCTGCTTAAGGAATCTCGAACCGCCCCCTACCTGAGAACTTTTTTCTTTCAGGCGGTTAATTTACTGCCGGCCGATTTTAAAGCAGGGCTGACCGAGCGAGCCCGTATTTTAGAAAAGCAATGGGGTCAGCCCGCGCCTCCGGCTGATCCTGCAGAGGAGTCTGAATAA
- the thiL gene encoding thiamine-phosphate kinase produces the protein MPTWPLGEWAIIQQLAQVFGLPPIEVVQGIGDDCAVLALSPERYLLWTIDSLIEGVHFDLGYTTLRQLGRKALAVNLSDIAAMGGEPQYALLSLGWPPKRELSGALEVAAGLQEIAKQYGVSIIGGDTVQSPIGLTLSLTVIGSVNPGELLCRHGAQVGDLIYVTGPLGEAAAGLEVLRRGTALPAETQAVLLRAFLDPTPQLRAARVLAQHHLATALIDLSDGVATDLYHICCRSRVGARLQADRILISTAVRQAAEILTLDPLNLALKGGEDYQLLFTSPARQESQLQRCFQAAALPLPWTIGRIIAGERVYLETPQGEEDISGAGFDHFAPSALTE, from the coding sequence ATGCCCACTTGGCCTTTAGGGGAATGGGCCATAATACAGCAACTGGCCCAGGTGTTCGGCCTCCCGCCCATTGAGGTGGTCCAGGGCATCGGCGATGATTGCGCGGTCCTGGCGCTAAGCCCGGAGCGTTATCTGCTGTGGACCATAGACAGCCTGATCGAGGGGGTGCACTTTGACTTGGGCTACACCACCCTCAGACAACTGGGCCGCAAAGCCCTGGCCGTCAACCTGAGCGACATCGCCGCCATGGGAGGAGAACCACAATATGCATTACTTTCCCTGGGATGGCCCCCGAAACGGGAATTAAGCGGGGCACTCGAAGTCGCCGCCGGTCTTCAGGAGATCGCCAAGCAGTACGGGGTGAGCATCATTGGCGGGGATACGGTCCAGTCCCCTATCGGTCTGACCCTTAGCCTGACGGTCATCGGCAGTGTCAACCCAGGGGAGCTGCTATGCCGCCACGGGGCCCAGGTAGGGGATTTGATTTATGTCACCGGTCCTTTGGGAGAGGCCGCCGCCGGGCTGGAAGTGCTGCGTCGGGGCACGGCGTTGCCGGCAGAAACACAGGCAGTCTTACTAAGGGCCTTTTTGGATCCGACGCCGCAATTGCGCGCCGCCCGCGTCCTGGCCCAACATCATCTGGCCACGGCCCTGATCGATCTTTCCGATGGGGTGGCCACCGACCTGTATCATATCTGCTGCCGGAGCCGGGTCGGGGCTCGCCTGCAGGCCGACCGCATTTTGATTTCTACTGCGGTTCGCCAAGCCGCCGAGATTTTAACCCTAGATCCCCTGAACCTGGCCCTGAAGGGCGGCGAAGATTATCAGCTGCTGTTTACGTCCCCAGCCCGCCAGGAAAGCCAATTGCAACGCTGCTTCCAGGCCGCGGCCCTGCCGTTGCCCTGGACCATCGGCCGGATCATTGCCGGAGAACGGGTTTACCTGGAAACCCCGCAAGGGGAAGAGGATATCTCGGGGGCCGGGTTTGACCATTTCGCCCCTTCCGCCCTGACCGAATAA
- a CDS encoding glycosyltransferase family 9 protein encodes MTGSPFPATMAGPPHLEKILIWHQGALGDLLLSGPALQALAAHYPKARFTLLGSPARLALLAATLPVDAIWDSQRADWAYLFLPDTPLPERLRGLLADFDLAVIFSPRPHPQITERLGQGGIKDSLWIPSFPLQDRIPVPCLQARHLALRGIKPPSGPFQLLISPKEQLVAQAHYESQGGQGPGLSPWVALAPGSGHRRKNWPLENYRGLACQLQATFKARVLWITGAAEAEFLGEIKTLAQAAGHYLLNDLPLPSLAAYLSLCQLYIGGDSGITHLATAVRRPAVLALFGPTDPVIWAPPGNQVKVITSSRDCAPCTKGREILCSDALCLRDLTIGQVLAAARTALNHG; translated from the coding sequence ATGACCGGCAGTCCTTTTCCTGCCACTATGGCTGGACCTCCTCACCTGGAAAAAATTCTGATCTGGCACCAGGGCGCGCTGGGAGATCTTCTCCTGTCCGGGCCTGCCCTCCAAGCGTTGGCTGCCCATTACCCTAAAGCCCGCTTCACCCTCCTGGGTTCGCCAGCCCGCCTGGCCCTGTTGGCCGCTACTTTACCGGTTGACGCCATCTGGGACAGTCAGCGGGCGGATTGGGCCTACCTGTTCCTGCCGGACACGCCCCTGCCTGAGCGCCTGCGCGGCTTGCTGGCCGACTTTGACCTGGCGGTGATTTTTAGCCCTCGACCCCATCCCCAGATTACCGAACGCCTGGGGCAAGGGGGGATCAAAGACAGCCTCTGGATTCCTAGTTTTCCCCTTCAGGATCGCATCCCGGTGCCCTGCTTGCAGGCCCGGCACCTAGCATTAAGGGGGATAAAACCCCCTTCCGGCCCTTTCCAATTGCTCATCTCTCCCAAGGAACAACTGGTGGCCCAGGCTCATTATGAATCCCAGGGTGGCCAAGGGCCGGGTCTGTCGCCCTGGGTCGCCCTGGCCCCCGGCAGCGGCCATCGACGGAAAAACTGGCCTTTGGAAAATTATCGGGGACTGGCCTGCCAACTACAAGCAACTTTCAAGGCCCGGGTGCTGTGGATAACCGGGGCGGCTGAGGCGGAATTTCTGGGCGAAATTAAGACCCTGGCCCAGGCCGCCGGACATTATCTGCTCAACGACCTGCCTTTGCCAAGCCTGGCCGCCTACCTGAGCCTTTGCCAATTGTATATCGGCGGCGACAGTGGCATCACCCATCTGGCCACAGCTGTCCGGCGACCAGCGGTGCTGGCCCTGTTTGGCCCTACCGATCCCGTAATTTGGGCCCCTCCCGGGAACCAGGTTAAAGTTATAACTTCATCGCGGGATTGCGCCCCCTGTACAAAGGGCCGGGAAATATTGTGTTCGGATGCCCTCTGTCTCCGAGATCTAACCATCGGCCAGGTTTTGGCTGCGGCCCGCACCGCCCTGAATCATGGGTAA